Proteins encoded by one window of Taeniopygia guttata chromosome 1A, bTaeGut7.mat, whole genome shotgun sequence:
- the EFCAB10 gene encoding EF-hand calcium-binding domain-containing protein 10 isoform X2, with amino-acid sequence MAAGEEQSREYLRRHRLPELLQRLGALLLFHRPERPREFLIQALERVRAGRRAEGEFPFLMDEANVDAMFSLLDVLGQGFIRPAQYREALKTLGLSTEDLELADDVKITRRVFKKGIFAASLTSLKT; translated from the exons atGGCGGCGGGCGAGGAGCAGAGCCGCGAGTACCTGCGGCGGCACCGGCTGCCCGAGCTGCTCCAGCGCCTCGGAGCGCTGCTGCTCTTCCACCGGCCCG AGCGGCCGCGCGAGTTCCTGATCCAGGCGCTGGAGCGGGTGAGGGCTGGCAGGCGAGCCGAGGGCGAGTTCCCGTTCCTCATGGACGAGGCCAACGTGGACGCCATGTTCAGCCTGCTGGACGTCCTGGGCCAGGGCTTCATCCGCCCGGCGCAGTACAGGGAAG CCCTTAAAACTTTGGGACTGAGCACTGAGGATTTGGAGCTAGCAGATGATGTGAAGATCACACGGCGTGTTTTCAAGAAAGGAAT CTTCGCAGCATCTTTGACCTCTCTGAAGACATGA
- the EFCAB10 gene encoding EF-hand calcium-binding domain-containing protein 10 isoform X1 — protein sequence MAAGEEQSREYLRRHRLPELLQRLGALLLFHRPERPREFLIQALERVRAGRRAEGEFPFLMDEANVDAMFSLLDVLGQGFIRPAQYREALKTLGLSTEDLELADDVKITRRVFKKGMRKKMLESWSVY from the exons atGGCGGCGGGCGAGGAGCAGAGCCGCGAGTACCTGCGGCGGCACCGGCTGCCCGAGCTGCTCCAGCGCCTCGGAGCGCTGCTGCTCTTCCACCGGCCCG AGCGGCCGCGCGAGTTCCTGATCCAGGCGCTGGAGCGGGTGAGGGCTGGCAGGCGAGCCGAGGGCGAGTTCCCGTTCCTCATGGACGAGGCCAACGTGGACGCCATGTTCAGCCTGCTGGACGTCCTGGGCCAGGGCTTCATCCGCCCGGCGCAGTACAGGGAAG CCCTTAAAACTTTGGGACTGAGCACTGAGGATTTGGAGCTAGCAGATGATGTGAAGATCACACGGCGTGTTTTCAAGAAAGGAAT GAGGAAGAAGATGCTGGAGAGCTGGTCTGTGTATTAG
- the RINT1 gene encoding RAD50-interacting protein 1, whose protein sequence is MASIAVTKKEVTRDLDHCDIPYYVSEFVERELGSDYDSLGKLDSLIEKLSENKKHLEEQVLTVSSEVPKRIQKALKNAEDSKKSLSQLLEEETVLSESINSHLLKAQPWMEDLDVLIGQVEEIERHLAYLEWISRIEELSDSIQQYLLTNNVPEAASTLAFMAELDIKLQESSCSHLLAFVRSTVKFWHKILKDKLTSDFEEVLTQLRWPFVGPPQSQAFGLAAPANAPEVYNSLEMLFCQLLKLQTSDELLTKPKQLPEKYPLPPSPPIILPIQIMLNPLQKRFKYHFTGNKQTNVLNKPEWYLTQVLMWIGNHSKFLDDKIQPILDKAGSSLNAGLEFSRALVMLILEKLAADIPCLLYDDTLFCHLVDEVLLFERELYSVHGYLSSFPSCMHILSEESCFQRWLTVEKKFALQKMDSMLSSEAAWISQYKDITDVDEMKVPDCAETFMTLLLVITDRYKNLPTASRKLQFLGLQKELVDDFRIRLTQVMKEETRASLGFRYCAILNAVNYIATVLADWADNVFFLQLQQAELEVRAESDSMSQLQLGQLASMESSVFDDMINLLERLKHDMLTRQVDHVFREVKDAAKLYKKERWLSLPSQAEQAVMSLSSSACPMLQTLRDRLLQLEQQLCHSLFKIFWQMLAEKVDLYIYQEIIMANHFNEGGAAQLQFDMSRNLFPLFSHYCKRPENYFKHIKEACIILNLNIGSALLLKDVLQSASENEPLKPSQPSATAALNELGVYKLAQRDVEILLSLRASWPNTGK, encoded by the exons atggCAAGCATTGCTGTTACAAAGAAGGAAGTCACTAGAGATCTAGACCACTGTGATATCCCGTACTATGTTTCTGAATTTGTGGAAAGAGAACTTGGAAGTGACTATGATTCCCTGGGGAAGCTAGACAGCCTGATTGAAAAGctatctgaaaacaaaaagcacttAGAAGAACAG GTACTTACAGTTTCGTCAGAAGTCCCTAAAAGAATTCAGAAAGCCTTAAAGAATGCAGAAGATTCCAAAAAGTCTCTGAGTCAGCTTCTGGAGGAGGAAACTGTTCTGTCTGAGTCCATCAATAGCCACTTGCTGAAAGCTCAGCCATGGATGGAGGATCTCGATGTGCTGATAGGTCAGGTAGAAGAGATCGAGCGACACCTGGCCTACCTCGAGTGGATTTCTCGCATAGAAGAGCTGAG TGATAGCATTCAGCAATATCTGCTGACCAACAATGTTCCAGAGGCAGCCAGTACTCTAGCATTCATGGCAGAACTGGATATTAAACTTCAGGAGTCATCTTGTTCTCATCTTCTTGCTTTTGTGAGATCCACTGTTAAATTCTGGCATAAAATCCTTAAGGACAAATTGACAAG TGACTTTGAGGAGGTGCTGACACAGCTCCGCTGGCCCTTTGTGGGGCCACCTCAGTCCCAGGCATTTGGCCTTGCTGCACCAGCCAATGCTCCTGAGGTGTACAACAGCTTGGAGATGCTGTTCTGTCAGCTTCTGAAACTGCAAACCTC AGATGAGCTCTTAACCAAACCTAAACAATTGCCAGAAAAGTACCCTTTACCCCCTTCACCACCAATCATCCTTCCCATACAGATCATGCTGAATCCTCTTCAGAAAAGATTCAAGTATCATTTCACTGGAAATAAACAAACCAATGTTCTTAACAAG cCTGAGTGGTATTTAACACAAGTACTTATGTGGATTGGAAATCATTCGAAGTTCCTTGATGACAAAATCCAGCCAATACTGGACAAGGCAGGATCTTCGCTGAATGCTGGG CTTGAATTCTCTCGTGCTCTAGTGATGCTGATTTTGGAGAAGTTGGCTGCTGATATTCCCTGCCTGTTGTATGATGATACACTCTTCTGTCACCTTGTGGATGAGGTACTTCTGTTTGAGAGAGAGTTATACAGCGTTCATGGTTATCTCAGCAGCTTTCCCAGTTGCATGCATATCCTGTCAGAAGAGTCCTGCTTCCAAAGGTGGCtgacagtggaaaaaaaat TTGCTCTTCAGAAAATGGACTCTATGCTTTCATCAGAGGCTGCATGGATATCACAGTACAAAGACATCACTGATGTAGATGAAATGAAAGTTCCAGACTGTGCTGAAACTTTTATGACTCTCTTGTTAGTTATAACAG ACAGGTATAAGAATCTTCCAACAGCTTCCAGAAAACTCCAGTTCCTGGGCCTACAGAAGGAGTTAGTTGATGATTTCAGGATACGATTAACTCAAGTAATGAAGGAAGAAACAAGAGCTTCCTTAGGATTCCGATACTGTGCAATCCTTAATGCTGTTAACTACATAGCAACAGTGTTGGCAGACTGGGCTGACAATGTA TTCTtcttgcagctgcagcaggctgAGCTCGAGGTTCGTGCAGAAAGTGACAGCATgagccagctccagctgggacagctggcgTCCATGGAGAGCTCTGTCTTTGATGACATGATCAACCTCCTGGAGCGCCTCAAGCACGACATGCTGACACGACAAGTAGATCATGTCTTCAGAGAGGTCAAAGATGCTGCGAAGCTGTACAAAAAAGAGAG GTGGTTGTCTTTACCCTCTCAAGCAGAGCAAGCAGTGATGTCTTTGTCGAGCTCGGCGTGCCCGATGCTGCAGACACTGCGAGACCGTTTGCTGCAACTGGAGCAGCAACTCTGCCACTCACTGTTCAAAATCTTCTGGCAAATGCTTGCAGAGAAAGTGGATCTGTACATCTATCAGGAA ATCATTATGGCAAATCATTTCAAtgaaggaggagcagcacaaCTCCAGTTCGACATGAGTCGGAATTTGTTCCCCCTGTTTTCACACTACTGCAAGAGGCCAGAAAATTACTTCAAGCA CATAAAAGAAGCCTGCATTATCCTGAACCTGAATATTGGCTCTGCCTTGCTTCTGAAGGATGTCCTACAGTCAGCTTCAGAAAATGAACCATTAAAGCCAAGCCAGCCATCTGCAACAGCAGCACTGAATGAACTTGGAGTTTATAAACTGGCTCAAAGGGATGTTGAGATTCTTCTCAGTTTGAGAGCTAGCTGGccaaatacaggaaaataa